In Hamadaea flava, a genomic segment contains:
- the paaC gene encoding 1,2-phenylacetyl-CoA epoxidase subunit PaaC, with protein MLGDDALLAAQRLAEWASRAPTMEEDVALANIALDQLGAARLFLSLAGDEDELAYRRDDREFRNCLLVELPNGPARGDLDFGWTIAKLLFLSAAQRQTYEVLAAEGGPLGEIAAKTVKESAYHFDHASLWTRRLGDGTPESHHRMTGAVQRLWAYTFDLAQDRAAWLAVIEPVLAEAGLERPAEPEPKLGGRAGQHTEHLSYLLAEMQVLHRAHPGAKW; from the coding sequence ATGCTCGGCGACGACGCGCTGCTCGCGGCGCAGCGGCTCGCCGAGTGGGCCTCGCGCGCGCCGACGATGGAGGAAGACGTCGCGCTCGCCAACATCGCGCTCGACCAACTCGGGGCGGCCCGGCTGTTCCTGTCGCTGGCCGGTGACGAGGACGAACTGGCCTACCGGCGGGACGATCGCGAGTTCCGCAACTGTCTGCTCGTCGAACTGCCCAACGGACCTGCCCGCGGCGACCTCGACTTCGGCTGGACTATCGCCAAGCTGCTGTTCCTGTCGGCGGCGCAACGCCAGACCTACGAGGTGCTCGCGGCCGAAGGCGGGCCGCTGGGGGAGATCGCGGCGAAGACGGTCAAAGAATCCGCCTACCACTTCGACCACGCGAGCCTGTGGACGCGGCGGCTCGGTGACGGAACGCCGGAGTCCCACCATCGGATGACCGGCGCCGTCCAGCGCCTTTGGGCGTACACGTTCGACCTGGCCCAGGATCGCGCGGCCTGGCTGGCCGTGATCGAGCCGGTGCTCGCGGAGGCCGGGCTCGAGCGGCCCGCGGAGCCCGAGCCCAAGCTCGGCGGCCGCGCCGGGCAGCACACCGAGCACCTGAGCTACCTGCTGGCCGAGATGCAGGTCCTGCATCGCGCACATCCCGGCGCGAAATGGTAG
- the paaB gene encoding 1,2-phenylacetyl-CoA epoxidase subunit PaaB, protein MTLWEVFIRPRRGLSHTHAGSVHADDAETALRNARDVYTRRQEGVSIWVVRAADITASSPEEKDPFFAPAADKIYRYPTFYEVPEGAPHL, encoded by the coding sequence ATGACCCTTTGGGAGGTGTTCATCCGGCCTCGGCGCGGGCTGTCGCACACCCACGCCGGCAGCGTGCACGCCGACGACGCGGAAACCGCGCTGCGCAACGCGCGCGACGTCTACACCCGCCGGCAGGAGGGCGTGTCGATCTGGGTCGTCCGGGCCGCCGACATCACGGCGAGCAGCCCGGAGGAGAAGGACCCGTTCTTCGCCCCGGCCGCCGACAAGATCTACCGCTACCCCACGTTCTACGAGGTCCCCGAAGGAGCGCCGCACCTGTGA